In Centropristis striata isolate RG_2023a ecotype Rhode Island chromosome 1, C.striata_1.0, whole genome shotgun sequence, one DNA window encodes the following:
- the LOC131990387 gene encoding pannexin-1-like, producing MAIAHVATEYVFSDFLLKDPTEAKYKGVRLELAVDKIVTFLAVGLPLFLISLAFAQEVSVGTQISCFAPTNFSWRQAAYVDSFCWAAVQQQADSSPLWLHKFFPYILLLLAILMYIPALFWRFTAAPHLSSDLNFIMEELDRFYNRAIRLAKNIASIDCKSACEDTQSALDVTESCFKYPLVEQYLKTKRFSHSLVIKYLSCRGLTLLILLLACIYLGYYIRLASLTDEFPCDLRTGVLKNDSMVPAAVQCKLVAVGVFRLLSYINLGVYILLAPLVVYAALGPARQSSSFLRPYELLPGFGALGVVTPFYNDLSIYLLFLQENLSELKSYKCLQVLELLQEAGDDEGFDTMCLLRTLGQVKTDVIDSKKTCSRKNNKETNKAEE from the exons ATGGCGATTGCTCACGTAGCCACCGAGTAcgttttttctgactttttgttGAAGGATCCCACGGAGGCCAAGTACAAAGGGGTGCGTCTGGAGCTGGCCGTGGACAAAATAGTCACGTTTCTAGCGGTGGGGCTGCCTTTGTTTCTCATCTCCCTCGCTTTTGCTCAGGAGGTTTCAGttg GTACCCAGATCAGCTGCTTTGCTCCCACTAACTTCTCTTGGAGACAGGCGGCTTATGTGGACTCATTTTGTTGGGCAGCAGTACAGCAACAAGCTGACAGCTCACCACTATGGCTGCACAAG TTCTTCCCATACATCCTGCTCTTGCTGGCCATCCTCATGTATATCCCGGCCTTGTTCTGGCGTTTCACTGCAGCGCCACACCTCTCCTCTGACCTGAACTTCATCATGGAGGAGCTCGACCGCTTTTATAATCGTGCAATCAGACTGGCCAAGAATATAGCATCCATAGATTGCAAAAGTGCATGTGAGGACACCCAGAG TGCTTTGGATGTGACTGAGAGTTGCTTCAAATACCCTTTAGTGGAGCAGTATCTGAAGACCAAGCGCTTCTCTCACAGCCTGGTGATAAAGTACCTCTCCTGTCGGGGTCTGACTCTGCTGATCCTCCTGCTGGCCTGCATCTACCTGGGCTACTACATCCGTCTGGCCTCCCTCACTGACGAGTTCCCCTGTGACCTGCGTACAGGGGTGCTGAAGAACGACAGCATGGTGCCGGCTGCGGTGCAGTGTAAGCTGGTGGCGGTGGGCGTCTTCAGGCTGCTCAGCTACATCAACCTGGGGGTTTATATCCTTCTGGCTCCGCTGGTAGTCTACGCCGCTCTGGGACCAGCTCGCCAGAGCTCCAGCTTCCTCCGGCCTTATGAGCTGCTGCCGGGCTTTGGTGCTTTGGGCGTGGTCACGCCCTTCTACAATGACCTCAGCATCTACCTGTTGTTCCTGCAGGAGAACCTGAGTGAACTGAAATCATATAAGTGTCTGCAG GTGCTGGAGTTGTTGCAAGAGGCTGGTGATGATGAGGGCTTTGACACCATGTGCCTGCTGCGAACTCTGGGTCAGGTGAAGACTGACGTGATAGACAGTAAGAAGACGTGCTCacgcaaaaacaacaaagaaactaaTAAAGCAGAGGAGTGA
- the LOC131990104 gene encoding nuclear distribution protein nudE homolog 1-like isoform X2, which translates to MVEPSTYKFTSLEEELGFWKEQAEAHQQRADEAHLELQEFQQMSRDYEAELETELKQCEGRNKELLFDNNRLRIELENIKEKFETQHSDAFRHISTMEEELAQTKAVRDHLQKYIRELEQSNDDLERTKRATIMSLEDFEQRMNHVIERNAFLESELDEKENLLESVQRLKDEARDLRQELAVRQKERRPSSSLGKDGDRGDLACPSAGLTSIPVTPSKPISSFATPPASSIRRGDGLTGTPLTTSARISALNIVGELLRKVGNLESKLASCRDFVYDTSVSRPALPAGPGSPSALEGGPEVQASSMSPPPQYDSLVKRLEFGPAPPRGVSQGAQSPQGGVKILL; encoded by the exons ATGGTAGAGCCATCAACATACAAGTTTACATCCCTAGAAGAGGAGCTGGGCTTCTGGAAGGAGCAGGCAGAGGCTCATCAGCAAAG GGCTGATGAGGCTCATTTGGAGCTGCAGGAATTTCAACAGATGAGTCGAGACTATGAAGCAGAACTGGAAACGGAGCTGAAGCAGTGTGAGGGTCGAAACAAAGAGCTGCTCTTTGACAACAACCGACTCCGTATTGAACTGGAAAATATAAAG GAGAAATTCGAAACCCAGCATTCTGATGCTTTTAGGCACATTTCTACCATGGAGGAAGAGCTGGCCCAAACCAAAGCAGTGAGAGATCACCTGCAGAAATACATCAGAGAGCTAGAACAGTCCAATGACGACCTGGAGAGGACCAAAAG GGCCACCATCATGTCTCTGGAGGACTTTGAGCAGCGGATGAACCATGTCATTGAGAGGAATGCCTTTCTTGAAAGCGAGCTGGATGAGAAAGAGAACCTGCTTGAGTCTGTTCAGAGGCTGAAGGATGAAGCCAGAG ACCTTCGGCAGGAGCTGGCTGTCCGTCAGAAGGAGAGGCGGCCGTCCAGCAGCCTGGGCAAAGACGGAGATCGAGGAGATCTGGCGTGTCCCTCAGCTGGTCTCACATCCATCCCCGTCACGCCCTCCAAACCTATCAGCTCGTTTGCCACGCCGCCTGCTTCTAGTATCCGACGAG GTGATGGTCTAACAGGGACTCCCCTCACTACGTCTGCTAGAATATCTGCACTCAACATTGTAGGAGAGCTGTTGAGAAAAGTCGGG AATCTGGAGTCAAAGTTGGCGTCCTGTCGAGACTTTGTGTACGACACTTCTGTTAGCAGACCAGCACTTCCGGCGGGTCCTGGTAGCCCCTCTGCTTTAGAGGGAGGCCCCGAGGTCCAAGCTAGCAGCATGAGCCCCCCTCCTCAGTACGACAG TTTAGTGAAGCGGTTAGAGTTCGGACCAGCTCCTCCGAGAGGCGTCTCTCAGGGCGCCCAGTCTCCGCAGGGAGGAGTCAAGATTCTGCtatga
- the LOC131989902 gene encoding meiosis regulator and mRNA stability factor 1 isoform X1, with product MMEGLGKERSIGSSRPFPWLSHPKTEASTLLWKLKDCFPTNETTSAHHTDKENNYMDSRRAVLELKDVPPPPPHHTSSSQSSQPFSLAPVPMPPPCLPPTQLTQEPHQQQPPPQQQQEGASPKVSIYTHCDYCSTDSYGLLGGGNVVGSSSSIAGVVSLYMAPGSMGAPISSSSISRPCAVASSVHQYKHQMSCGSGGEVLDLGYKPQLSSSVATSQPVSSHPYLSCCSGLLHTYPAVPLPCSQPSLFPTSAPLASSLPCVSSLPAPLHGSCLASSGYYTCGVDCCPSARRSQRSTLGDHQTTTTITTTTTSAHFCSNPMHLNVERTVCVKGGHYCQDCLLKPVNGLASESDKVWPNVPLPQTAPIPIPICNGCGTSSDGMMLMPSTSLGKTGHKNGSPENGGPENIPPVGVFWDIENCSVPSGRSAAAVVQRIRGHFFQGHREAEFICVCDISKENKAVIQELNNCQVTVAHINATAKNAADDKLRQSLRRFAETHTAPATVVLVSSDVNFASELSDLRHRHGFQVILVHGNRTSSALLQHANRHVAFQEITADLPPRMLVKAQPSFNLLYVHNLPVNCDKSLRNAVKLRLRRLSDNCGGKVLGMAQGTAVLRFGSTEAAARARKRMENEDVFGHRISLSFSPRPRDDASPELELQARPHHLPQPQTLPHTYHSQDLLFGPPPPLSSFSFLPLEKPRSPRRPRRATRPCHTPGPVPERPYSPRRGCSGPPGGAPAKPHQELGSLEGKPRMGFHHLEKGRAASSSPHSNCETGAPEQLSKPGLTGESLYRRRRDGSYPRSMTESPVEQGDRSSEEFQISTPSAFSKLNLHRSFSPLILSQGSWSSRSASPCLSSRSSPLLAGPRSPCPEGPSEPFSDGAEVQVANLDYRLSRKDLQQTLHDTFSRYGRVKAVELSPHTDYQLKATIQMLSLQQAISAVSGLHRYKIGGKRIQVSLITGGSSKSLVMLSTEIITILQDAPANCLPLFKFTEIYEKKFSRKLVVGDLYRLPEVVSVREQGGSRLVCLLPSSQIRQSPLGSSQSQEGSSTSGSPVVFEELEYHEPVCREHYIQRDFSEADFDPDSYKIPFVVVSLSTLASEVHSLLQSHEGTLPLLSFPDCYAAKFSPLQLGNETLEGGVPLEHLITCVPSITIVTAQNGFKVIKWIHNKPPAPNSEPWIQRCKSPVGNPQLIQFSREIIDLLKSQPSCIMPMSKFIPSYHHHFAKQCRVSDYGYSKLLELLEAVPHVLQILGMGTKRLLTLTHRAQVKRFTQDLLKLLKFQASKQVAIKDFMQAYHWCFSRDWRVMDYGICDLMDLLTEIPDTTITITHQETDTIISVPKRERTVEEMERTKQFGKEVVDLLRHQPHCRMAFSKFIPTYHHHFGRQCKLSYYGFTKLMELFEAIPNVLMVLECGEEKVLTLTEVERIKALAAQLVKLLRAQKNSSLPVSQLLTEYSKTFGYGLRLQDYDASSLPALLIKLCHVVKVVDGSGGREVQLINRKSLRSLTSQLLALLMSQVEEQVTRGLKVEELSQHYHIIHGAPLNPCEYGFLSLSELLKSLPYLVELYHEESDDNNNAGSSVSSHDDEEWVRLTRLYQFARNVRGLLNTYHYNQIFLTEFQGAYNKFTGCSLEPRFYGYTSADELLSAIPQVVWIKGHGHKRIIVLKNDMKARASPSVPCSPQPGESTESPRDSPVSHTTSGTQSPGNTGGDGAAESELLCLTSPVDLLCGPVPSCLPSPQLYPDPVLLQEADLIHFEEKTPPAVSDAPDEAADGACDPPGSTDDSAATDPPPPPDVKPPLSTDSPGRRASRSRIKLAANFSFTAGL from the exons ATGATGGAAGGACTGGGAAAGGAGAGATCTATAGGCAGCTCTAGACCCTTCCCATGGCTCAGTCACCCCAAAACAGAGGCCTCAACCCTGCTATGGAAACTCAAAGACTGCTTCCCTACCAATGAGACAACCTCCGCTCATCACACAGATAAAGAA AACAACTACATGGATAGCAGAAGGGCCGTGCTGGAACTGAAAGatgtccctcctcctcctccgcacCATACTTCCTCTTCCCAATCATCCCAGCCCTTCTCTCTGGCCCCTGTCCCCATGCCTCCTCCCTGCTTGCCTCCCACACAGCTTACACAAGAACCCCACCAACAACAGCCACCACCACAGCAGCAACAAGAGGGGGCTAGCCCCAAAGTAAGCATTTATACGCACTGTGACTACTGCAGCACAGACAGCTATGGGTTATTAGGTGGTGGAAATGTTGTTGGTAGCAGTAGCAGCATTGCCGGTGTTGTCTCGCTCTACATGGCCCCAGGCTCTATGGGAGCACCTATAAGCAGCAGCAGTATTAGCAGGCCTTGCGCTGTAGCTTCATCTGTTCATCAGTATAAGCATCAGATGAGCTGCGGAAGCGGAGGTGAAGTTCTTGATCTGGGTTACAAACCTCAGCTGTCCTCTTCCGTTGCTACCTCTCAGCCGGTTTCATCACACCCCTacctctcctgctgctcaggGCTTCTTCACACCTACCCAGCTGTACCACTCCCATGCAGTCAACCCAGCTTGTTTCCCACCTCAGCACCTCTGGCGTCTTCTCTCCCTTGTGTTTCCTCTCTACCCGCTCCCTTGCACGGCTCTTGCCTGGCTTCTTCTGGCTACTACACCTGTGGTGTGGACTGCTGCCCTTCAGCCAGGAGATCCCAGAGAAGCACACTCGGTGATCACCAAACCACTACCACCATCACCACTACAACCACCTCAGCACACTTCTGCTCTAATCCTATGCACCTAAATGTAGAACGCACGGTTTGTGTGAAGGGGGGACACTACTGCCAGGACTGCCTGTTGAAG ccagtgaaTGGTCTGGCATCAGAGTCAGACAAGGTGTGGCCAAATGTTCCTCTTCCCCAGACTGCTCCTATTCCTATTCCCATTTGTAATGGCTGTGGCACGTCCTCCGATGGCATGATGCTCATGCCATCAACCAGCCTTGGCAAGACTGGACATAAGAATG GTTCTCCTGAGAATGGTGGTCCTGAGAACATCCCTCCAGTGGGTGTCTTCTGGGACATTGAGAACTGCAGCGTGCCCAGCGGACGATCTGCTGCAGCTGTGGTGCAGCGTATTCGTGGTCATTTCTTTCAGGGCCACCGTGAAGCAGAATTCATTTGTGTCTGTGATATCAGCAAAGAGAATAAAGCTGTCATCCAGGAGCTCAACAATTGCCAG GTTACTGTTGCACACATCAACGCCACAGCCAAGAACGCTGCAGATGACAAGCTTCGCCAGAGCCTGCGGCGCTTCGCTGAGACCCACACTGCACCTGCTACTGTTGTACTAGTATCCT ctgATGTGAACTTTGCAAGTGAGCTGAGTGACCTGCGCCATCGCCACGGTTTCCAGGTTATCCTGGTCCATGGCAACCGTACATCTTCAGCCCTCCTGCAGCACGCCAATCGCCATGTGGCCTTCCAGGAGATCACGGCTGATCTGCCACCACGTATGCTTGTCAAAGCACAG CCCAGTTTCAACCTCCTCTATGTGCACAACCTCCCTGTCAACTGTGACAAGAGCCTGCGAAACGCTGTGAAGCTCCGGCTCCGCCGTCTGTCAGACAACTGTGGTGGCAAAGTGCTGGGCATGGCCCAGGGCACAGCAGTCCTCCGTTTTGGCAGCACTGAGGCAGCTGCGCGTGCCCGCAAGCGAATGGAAAATGAGGATGTGTTTGGCCACCGAATCAGCCTCTCCTTCTCCCCACGGCCCAGAGATGATGCAAGTCCTGAGCTTGAGCTTCAGGCTCGGCCCCATCACTTGCCTCAGCCTCAGACTCTGCCCCACACCTATCACAGCCAGGATTTGTTGTTCGGCCCTCCCCCGCCATTATCCTCCTTCTCCTTTCTGCCCCTGGAGAAGCCCAGGTCACCCAGGAGGCCACGGCGAGCAACCCGCCCGTGCCACACTCCTGGCCCAGTGCCTGAAAGGCCCTACAGCCCCAGGAGGGGGTGCAGTGGGCCTCCCGGTGGTGCTCCAGCCAAGCCCCATCAG GAGCTGGGTAGTTTGGAGGGCAAGCCCAGAATGGGCTTCCACCACCTGGAGAAAGGACGTGCTGCTTCCTCTTCCCCCCACAGTAACTGTGAGACAGGAGCCCCTGAGCAGCTGTCCAAGCCTGGCCTGACTGGAGAATCTCTATACAGGAGGAG AAGAGATGGCTCCTACCCTCGCAGCATGACTGAATCCCCTGTAGAACAAGGAGACAGGAGCTCAGAGGAGTTCCAGATTAGCACACCCTCTGCCTTCAGCAAGTTGAACCTGCACAGGAGCTTCAGTCCTCTGATCCTGTCCCAGGGCTCCTGGTCATCCAG GAGTGCGTCGCCCTGCCTGTCCAGCCGGTCCTCCCCCCTCCTGGCTGGCCCTCGTAGCCCGTGTCCTGAAGGTCCTTCTGAGCCTTTTTCAGATGGGGCTGAGGTCCAGGTAGCCAACCTGGACTACAGATTGTCCCGCAAGGATCTGCAGCAGACTCTGCATGACACCTTCTCCCGTTACGGGCGG GTGAAAGCTGTGGAGCTTAGCCCCCATACTGACTATCAGCTGAAGGCCACAATCCAAATGCTTTCCCTGCAGCAGGCCATAAGTGCCGTCAGTGGCCTGCACCGCTATAAGATCGGAGGCAAGCGCATTCAGGTGTCACTGATCACTGGTGGCAGCAGCAAATCTCTTGTTATGCTCAG CACCGAGATCATTACTATTCTTCAGGATGCACCTGCCAACTGCCTTCCCCTCTTTAAGTTCACAGAGatctatgagaaaaa GTTTTCCCGCAAACTTGTGGTTGGGGATCTGTACAGGCTACCAGAGGTGGTTTCCGTGCGGGAACAGGGGGGCTCGAGGCTCGTGTGCCTTTTGCCCAGCAGCCAAATCCGTCAGAGCCCACTGGGGTCTTCCCAGTCCCAAGAGGGTTCTTCTACTAGTGGCAGCCCCGTGGTGTTTGAGGAGCTGGAGTACCACGAACCTGTCTGCAGGGAACACTACATACAGCGGGACTTCag TGAGGCTGACTTTGACCCAGACTCCTATAAAATACCCTTTGTCGTGGTGTCTCTGAGCACCTTGGCCTCTGAGGTCCACAGTCTGCTGCAGTCACATGAAGGAACTCTTCCATTACTCAG tTTCCCAGACTGCTATGCAGCAAAATTCAGCCCTCTGCAGCTGGGTAATGAGACACTGGAGGGTGGCGTTCCTCTGGAGCACCTCATTACCTGTGTCCCCAGTATCACAATAGTCACCGCTCAGAACGGCTTCAAAGTCATCAAGTGGATCCACAACAAACCACCAGCACCAAACTCTG AGCCATGGATTCAGCGCTGCAAGAGCCCGGTTGGAAACCCACAGCTCATCCAATTCAGCAGAGAGATTATTGACCTCTTGAAGAGTCAGCCGTCTTGCATTATGCCCATGAGCAAGTTTATACCCTCATACCACCATCACTTCGCCAAGCAGTGCCGCGTCTCTGACTACGGCTACTCCAAGCTGCTGGAGCTTCTGGAGGCTGTGCCCCATGTCCTGCAG ATCTTGGGTATGGGTACCAAGCGGTTACTAACTCTGACTCATCGTGCTCAAGTGAAACGCTTCACCCAAGACCTGCTCAAACTGCTTAAATTCCAAGCCAGCAAACAAGTGGCAATCAAAGACTTCATGCAGGCATACCATTG GTGCTTCTCCAGAGACTGGAGGGTGATGGACTATGGCATCTGTGACCTGATGGACCTGCTGACTGAGATCCCTGACACCACCATCACTATTACACATCAGGAAACGGACACAATCATCTCTGTTCCCAAGAGAG AGCGTACCGTGGAGGAAATGGAGCGCACCAAGCAGTTTGGGAAGGAGGTGGTGGACCTTCTCCGTCACCAGCCTCACTGCCGAATGGCCTTCAGCAAGTTCATCCCCACCTACCACCATCACTTCGGCCGTCAGTGCAAGCTCAGCTACTACGGCTTCACAAAGCTCATGGAGCTCTTCGAGGCAATCCCCAACGTGCTGATG GTGTTGGAGTGTGGTGAGGAAAAAGTGCTGACTCTGACGGAAGTGGAGCGTATCAAAGCTCTGGCAGCTCAGCTGGTCAAGCTGCTCCGAGCTCAAAAGAACTCCAGCCTTCCTGTCAGCCAGCTGCTCACAGAGTACAGCAAGACCTTCGGTTATGGTCTACGCCTGCAGGACTACGATGCCAGCTCCCTGCCGGCTCTGCTGATCAAACTGTGCCATGTTGTCAAG GTGGTGGATGGCTCAGGGGGTCGGGAAGTGCAGCTGATCAACAGGAAATCTTTGCGCTCTCTGACCTCCCAGCTACTGGCTCTGCTCATGTCCCAAGTGGAGGAGCAAGTCACCAGGGGGCTCAAAGTGGAGGAGCTGAGCCAGCATTACCACATTATCCATGGAGCCCCACTCAACCCATGTGAATATGGGTTCCTCTCCCTCAGCGAGTTACTCAAGAGCCTGCCCTACCTAGTGGAG TTGTATCATGAAGAAAGTGATGACAACAACAACGCTGGCAGCAGTGTCAGTAGTCATGATGATGAGGAGTGGGTGAGGCTGACCAGGCTTTACCAGTTTGCCCGTAACGTACGCGGCCTGCTCAACACGTACCATTACAACCAGATCTTCCTGACGGAGTTCCAGGGGGCTTATAACAAGTTTACAGGCTGCAGCCTTGAACCACGTTTCTACGGATACACCAGCGCTGACGAGCTGCTCAGCGCCATTCCACAG
- the LOC131990104 gene encoding nuclear distribution protein nudE homolog 1-like isoform X1, whose amino-acid sequence MRFGLSSRHKAADMVEPSTYKFTSLEEELGFWKEQAEAHQQRADEAHLELQEFQQMSRDYEAELETELKQCEGRNKELLFDNNRLRIELENIKEKFETQHSDAFRHISTMEEELAQTKAVRDHLQKYIRELEQSNDDLERTKRATIMSLEDFEQRMNHVIERNAFLESELDEKENLLESVQRLKDEARDLRQELAVRQKERRPSSSLGKDGDRGDLACPSAGLTSIPVTPSKPISSFATPPASSIRRGDGLTGTPLTTSARISALNIVGELLRKVGNLESKLASCRDFVYDTSVSRPALPAGPGSPSALEGGPEVQASSMSPPPQYDSLVKRLEFGPAPPRGVSQGAQSPQGGVKILL is encoded by the exons ATGCGG TTTGGTCTATCATCCCGACACAAAGCAGCAGACATGGTAGAGCCATCAACATACAAGTTTACATCCCTAGAAGAGGAGCTGGGCTTCTGGAAGGAGCAGGCAGAGGCTCATCAGCAAAG GGCTGATGAGGCTCATTTGGAGCTGCAGGAATTTCAACAGATGAGTCGAGACTATGAAGCAGAACTGGAAACGGAGCTGAAGCAGTGTGAGGGTCGAAACAAAGAGCTGCTCTTTGACAACAACCGACTCCGTATTGAACTGGAAAATATAAAG GAGAAATTCGAAACCCAGCATTCTGATGCTTTTAGGCACATTTCTACCATGGAGGAAGAGCTGGCCCAAACCAAAGCAGTGAGAGATCACCTGCAGAAATACATCAGAGAGCTAGAACAGTCCAATGACGACCTGGAGAGGACCAAAAG GGCCACCATCATGTCTCTGGAGGACTTTGAGCAGCGGATGAACCATGTCATTGAGAGGAATGCCTTTCTTGAAAGCGAGCTGGATGAGAAAGAGAACCTGCTTGAGTCTGTTCAGAGGCTGAAGGATGAAGCCAGAG ACCTTCGGCAGGAGCTGGCTGTCCGTCAGAAGGAGAGGCGGCCGTCCAGCAGCCTGGGCAAAGACGGAGATCGAGGAGATCTGGCGTGTCCCTCAGCTGGTCTCACATCCATCCCCGTCACGCCCTCCAAACCTATCAGCTCGTTTGCCACGCCGCCTGCTTCTAGTATCCGACGAG GTGATGGTCTAACAGGGACTCCCCTCACTACGTCTGCTAGAATATCTGCACTCAACATTGTAGGAGAGCTGTTGAGAAAAGTCGGG AATCTGGAGTCAAAGTTGGCGTCCTGTCGAGACTTTGTGTACGACACTTCTGTTAGCAGACCAGCACTTCCGGCGGGTCCTGGTAGCCCCTCTGCTTTAGAGGGAGGCCCCGAGGTCCAAGCTAGCAGCATGAGCCCCCCTCCTCAGTACGACAG TTTAGTGAAGCGGTTAGAGTTCGGACCAGCTCCTCCGAGAGGCGTCTCTCAGGGCGCCCAGTCTCCGCAGGGAGGAGTCAAGATTCTGCtatga